Proteins from a single region of Chitinivibrionales bacterium:
- a CDS encoding DUF2341 domain-containing protein, giving the protein MLFCSPDYNPFSDQTNASATVIRKTFGTVSDGDSVEIFHAETLIIVPALREKIKSFRVVIPNNRFNDTIRYINTREQPLLAKEYPVAFSLYDTGFDTISVTTIRENGAAVNENFVVYAHSPLSQNTITGYQGQKIELTTSPVADSDVWYYWIFGDRIKIISPYSRIDTILPSISLPHGIGLLRVSDAKGEYLSPPDSFSYTISDTVPPVITPLHALDSSNLIKTGNTTFILRVEIKDSDQGGPLAVTFNGESYDDHNSSMYIKTIRNLDSLTQHFPYQVTISATDRGGNSDTMKVRIFYDESIDATDNIENTFYSPFERGERTMNRNNIAVGEIISYAGSLNVVLKLSVNDSLYPNPIYVSNKSDTIWQWPVFLDDTINTIALHVYNSADSLLKEESSTMIFDPTMHDTIPPVIADISADGQPADMLFTSSGNVALKIIAFDKGSGMGSFEVNSTKLIGSSISYRWEHTVQLTHDNSGNTISITATDNRGNSSEEHITIYHNNPPLVTTPLNPPLPLRAGITYTDTLGVHDRDNDPLTITLRDAPDNFSLDGSIISWTPSLNDTGENELVFDIEDSLQRITYTTDIVVAPGANDPCTLSITSSRGTIRNDSLILPQNFTHDTLSILIHDNDPAGSEKYDLMIKYDNKLAFQSKDTTRSCELILDSLQTSVNSIHLSCSDNSGETYNLNLTITYQYSSQELFRKRLYINTTDTAGGAGIDSDVYNYPLAVSLTDQNYDFSSDDGNDIRFRKYDGTILPYQLEQYSAHEKLAGFWVLIDTIKGNNNSQYIEMIWGFPDSTDKSNGQQVFDTSNGFFTVYHLNENLSGNTMYENSCSDELNGAGAITATGKKGVIGQGQGFDGENDIINLGTPDIPGDELTISCWLYSPDFAYGPWYEKSYDGRIISKANGTEDHNHWWMLSTIGSSGNIYLRCRLKTAGTTSVLEGNSAALSTNTWTYGVMRYSGKEKKLQLYKYDGSSDDGLVGEMDIAGNIEQNHLIPVWIGANPLSENVKPYNGYIDEMRISRKARSAAWIKLNYEVQHSETGVVRYE; this is encoded by the coding sequence AATCGTTCCCGCATTACGGGAAAAAATCAAATCTTTCAGGGTTGTCATCCCGAACAATCGATTTAATGACACAATTCGTTATATTAACACCAGAGAACAGCCGCTCCTTGCAAAAGAATACCCGGTTGCCTTTTCCCTTTATGATACGGGATTCGACACAATCAGCGTAACAACGATAAGGGAAAACGGTGCGGCAGTGAACGAAAATTTTGTCGTTTATGCCCATTCCCCCCTTTCACAAAACACCATAACCGGATATCAGGGTCAGAAAATCGAGCTTACAACATCACCGGTTGCCGACAGCGATGTCTGGTATTACTGGATTTTTGGCGATCGCATAAAAATTATATCACCCTACTCCCGGATCGACACGATACTTCCATCAATATCACTGCCTCATGGTATAGGTTTACTCCGGGTTTCAGACGCCAAAGGAGAATACCTTTCTCCACCGGACTCTTTCAGCTATACCATTTCCGATACCGTACCCCCGGTAATCACGCCTTTACACGCTCTTGACAGCAGCAATTTAATTAAAACCGGAAATACAACATTCATACTCAGAGTAGAAATTAAGGATTCCGATCAGGGGGGGCCTTTGGCTGTTACATTTAACGGGGAATCCTATGATGATCACAACAGCTCAATGTACATAAAAACTATCCGAAATCTCGACAGCCTTACTCAGCATTTTCCTTACCAGGTTACCATTTCCGCAACCGACCGGGGAGGGAATTCCGATACCATGAAGGTAAGAATTTTTTATGATGAAAGCATCGACGCGACTGATAATATCGAGAACACCTTCTACTCGCCCTTTGAACGTGGAGAGCGGACGATGAACCGGAATAACATCGCTGTTGGTGAAATTATCAGTTATGCCGGGTCTTTGAATGTTGTTCTTAAACTTTCTGTTAATGATTCTCTTTATCCGAACCCGATTTATGTTTCGAATAAGTCGGACACTATCTGGCAATGGCCTGTTTTTCTGGATGATACGATCAATACGATCGCGTTGCATGTGTACAACAGTGCCGACTCGCTTCTTAAAGAAGAGAGCAGCACAATGATATTCGATCCTACCATGCACGACACCATCCCACCGGTAATTGCCGACATCTCCGCGGATGGTCAACCGGCCGACATGCTTTTTACCTCCAGCGGAAATGTTGCGCTTAAAATCATTGCCTTTGATAAAGGATCGGGTATGGGATCCTTTGAAGTAAATTCTACCAAGCTTATCGGCAGCAGTATCAGCTATCGCTGGGAACATACGGTTCAACTGACCCATGATAACTCAGGAAACACAATCAGTATAACTGCAACCGATAATAGGGGCAATTCTTCTGAGGAGCACATAACAATCTACCATAACAACCCACCTCTTGTTACCACACCACTTAATCCACCGTTACCCTTGCGCGCAGGAATAACCTATACCGATACATTGGGCGTTCATGATAGAGATAATGATCCCCTTACGATCACGCTCCGTGATGCTCCGGATAATTTCAGCCTCGATGGTTCGATTATTTCCTGGACGCCGTCTCTGAATGATACCGGTGAAAATGAACTTGTTTTCGATATTGAAGACTCCCTTCAGAGAATCACCTACACAACAGACATTGTTGTTGCTCCGGGGGCAAATGATCCCTGCACTCTTTCGATAACTTCAAGTCGGGGCACGATTCGTAATGATTCTTTGATTTTGCCGCAGAATTTTACCCACGATACCCTGTCGATCTTGATTCATGATAATGATCCTGCCGGTTCCGAAAAATATGACCTGATGATTAAATACGATAACAAGCTTGCGTTTCAGTCGAAAGATACGACACGATCTTGTGAACTAATTCTCGATTCGCTTCAGACTTCAGTTAATAGTATTCACCTTTCATGCAGCGATAATTCCGGTGAAACGTACAACCTCAATCTGACCATAACGTATCAGTATTCATCCCAGGAATTATTCAGGAAGCGTTTGTATATCAACACCACAGACACCGCAGGAGGTGCGGGCATTGACTCCGATGTATATAATTATCCGCTGGCCGTTTCCCTGACGGATCAAAATTATGATTTCAGTTCCGATGATGGAAATGATATCCGTTTCAGAAAGTACGACGGCACGATTCTTCCCTATCAGCTCGAGCAATACAGTGCTCACGAGAAACTGGCTGGCTTCTGGGTGCTTATTGATACAATTAAAGGAAATAATAATTCTCAGTATATCGAGATGATCTGGGGATTTCCAGATTCGACCGACAAATCGAACGGACAGCAGGTATTCGATACTTCGAACGGCTTTTTCACCGTCTATCACCTTAATGAAAATTTGTCCGGCAATACAATGTATGAAAATTCCTGTAGTGATGAGCTTAACGGTGCCGGTGCGATAACCGCAACAGGCAAAAAAGGTGTTATCGGACAGGGACAGGGATTCGATGGTGAGAATGATATAATTAATCTCGGCACTCCTGATATCCCCGGCGATGAATTAACTATCAGTTGCTGGCTTTATTCTCCCGATTTTGCTTACGGTCCATGGTATGAGAAAAGTTATGACGGCAGGATAATTTCAAAAGCCAATGGAACCGAGGATCATAATCACTGGTGGATGCTTTCCACGATCGGATCATCGGGAAATATTTATCTGCGATGCCGTCTCAAGACAGCCGGCACAACCTCTGTTCTCGAAGGCAATTCGGCCGCGCTCTCTACAAATACATGGACCTATGGCGTTATGCGATACAGTGGAAAAGAAAAAAAGCTTCAACTCTATAAATATGACGGTTCTTCCGATGACGGACTTGTTGGAGAGATGGATATAGCCGGCAATATCGAGCAAAACCATCTTATTCCCGTATGGATCGGTGCAAATCCCTTAAGTGAAAATGTAAAACCCTATAATGGTTATATCGATGAAATGCGTATAAGCCGGAAGGCGCGAAGTGCAGCATGGATAAAACT